The archaeon genome includes the window TCTGAGTCTCAATCCAAATTACGTGACGGCCCATCACTGGTACGCTGTCCATCTGTTGATTGCGCAGAAGAGATGGGACGAAGCAATCATGGAGATGACCAGGGCGCAGGAACTCGACCCATTCGCCGCGGTGATAGCAACGAACTTGGGCCGGGTTCTCTTCATCTCAGGGCGCGAGGAAGATGGGATTAGGCAGTATCAGAAGGCGTTGGAGATAGACCCGAACTTCGCCTATGCGCACCTACTTCTAGGAGTGGCACTGGTTAGGAGGTCCTCGACGAAAGAAGGCCTGATTGAAGTCACGGCAGCTGACGCTCTCTCTCCCGGGTATGTCGCCGCCAAGACTGGCCTGGCTTACGCCTTCGCTGAGGCTGGCAGGAAGTCAGACGCCAAGGAGATCCTGGAGAAGTTGTTGGGTGATGCTGCTGGTGGATACGTCCCGTCCACATCGATTGGAGGCATCTACGCCGCCATGGGGGACACTGACCGGGCCTTCGAGTGGTTGGGCAAAGCAGCGACAGAACACAGCAGTGCGTTCCCCGAGTTCTATTCAGAGCCGATGTTCGACTCTATCGCGCAAGATCCAAGGATGGGCCTCCTGCTGAAGAGCATCGGATTGTGATGACGCCACTCAGGCTTTTTTCTATCTCCGTTCAAACGCCCTGATTCGATCACGGACTAGCCGGCGTTCAAAGTCTGTCGAGAAGAGGAGTTCCTGATTGAGAGTCTTAGGACCTAGGACAAGCCGATCTGTTTCATCAATCCGACTAGATCATAGAAGAGCCGCTCTTCACGAATCTCTCCCTTTTCACTCCAGTGGGCGATCGTACAGAATTCGACAAGGAAGCTCTTGTTCGTCGGAGGTATCATCTTGCCATCAGCCGTCTTCATCGGGCCTTTCATGGTTCCAGAGAAATCAGCTACAGTGCAGGTGTAATCGCCCTGGCCGAAGAAGATCTTGTAGGGGTTGTTGATCAGATGGTTGTCGGGAAAGGTCTTGAAGAATTCTACGGCTTCAAGGTCGTGGTTGCGTCGCCCCGTTGTAGGCGGGGACCCGCCAGGCCAATAGACGGCTACGTCTTCGGCATGACGCTTCCTGAAGGTCTCCCAGAGGGGGCTTCCAGGTCCGGCGTTCCAGGCATCGTCGAGGGTCTTCATGAGGCCCAGGTTGCGACTGACAACGGACTCCATGGGTTGAGTTTCTTGTCCGGTCATATTCAAGTTTTCCCAGAGGAACGGGTGTTGTCGAGACGTATTGTCGACGGGATTTCCGACTTCATATGTGCTCTAAAATTCCCCAATGAGACAAGCGTTTTTTGGAACTATCTGCAGTGCGGGGGTGGGATTTCAGCACTATAAATTGTGCTCAAAGCCGCATCTTAACCTCTGGTATCATGCCGCTGCCGGGATTGAAGCCCTTTGGGTTCTGATCGTCGACGAGTTCTTGGTTTGTTGCTGCGGGTCAGCGTTAAGCCCTTTGGCCGAGGACCGGACCGGCACCTAGCCACTCGGTGCAATGCCAGTCAGGGACAAAATCTAACTCAGAAAGAGATAGAACGGGCTGGAGTTCGCCCAGCCCTTTCACAGGTCACGATCTGTCGGCTTGTCTTATGGCTGAATGGGGCAGAGGAAGTCGT containing:
- a CDS encoding ester cyclase, which encodes MESVVSRNLGLMKTLDDAWNAGPGSPLWETFRKRHAEDVAVYWPGGSPPTTGRRNHDLEAVEFFKTFPDNHLINNPYKIFFGQGDYTCTVADFSGTMKGPMKTADGKMIPPTNKSFLVEFCTIAHWSEKGEIREERLFYDLVGLMKQIGLS